One genomic region from Rosa rugosa chromosome 1, drRosRugo1.1, whole genome shotgun sequence encodes:
- the LOC133725068 gene encoding protein REDUCED CHLOROPLAST COVERAGE 3 isoform X1 encodes MAPKSGRGKNNKAKSDKKKKEDKVPSVLDITVITPYDTQVILKGISTDKILDVKRLLAVNVETCHLTNYSLSHEVKGKRLNERVEVVSLKPCLLKMVEEDYSDEAEAVAHVRRLLDLVACTTRFAKPKRSAAAPDSKSKKSGTKPVNKNSGPSSPSVSAISESLGMVAIHPTPKLSDFYDFFSFSHLAPPILHLRRCDVDDAQERRDGDYFHMQIKICNGKQVQVVASVKGFYTVGKQFLQSHSLVDLLQQLSRAFANAYESLMKAFVEHNKFGDLPYGFRANTWLVPPSVAESPSNFPSLPTEDENWGGNGGGQGRNGEYDRRPWATDFAILACLPCKTEEERVVRDRKAFLLHSKFIDVSVFKAAAAIRGIIDSTVNGKETTNCSSGSVLYEERVGDLSIVVKRDITDPLSKSEVIVSGDHPCSTREVAQRCLLKGLTSDESVVVHDTPSLGVVNVRHCGYIATVKVVGKIKKGSCEAKDIDIEDQPDGGANSLNVNSLRVLLQKFNTESVDHSNSDGLETSRCLVQRVLKESLTKLEDEPANSERSIRWELGSCWLQHLQKQETPVNNSDSPEDDIEAAEPVVKGLGKQFKFLKKREKKTSTEAGTYDEEDIDANSLSLNGGSDKLEVNNGESHEISNEAELKTLISEEAYLRLKETGTGLHLKSADELIKMAHKYYDEVALPKLVTDFGSLELSPVDGRTLTDFMHLRGLKMRSLGRVVELSEKLPHIQSLCIHEMITRAFKHVLEAVIASVGKITDLSAAIAATLNFLLGGSAMDDDVRKLQWLRIFLARKFGWALKDEFQHLRKLSILRGLCHKVGLELAPRDYDMECHNPFSIYDIISMVPVCKHVACSSADGRNLLESSKIALDKGKLEDAVHFGTKALAKMIAVCGPYHRVTASAYSLLAVVLYHTGDFNQATIYQQKALAINERELGLDHPDTMKSYGDLSVFYYRLQYIELALKYVNRALFLLHFTCGLSHPNTAATYINVAMMEEGMGNVHVALRYLHEALKCNQRLLGADHIQTAASYHAIAIALSLMEAYSLSVQHEQTTLKILQDKLGPEDLRTQDAAAWLEYFESKSLEQQEAARNGSPKPDALIASKGHLSVSDLLDYISPDQDSKVNDAHRKQRRAKVYQSSDTIYEAHQDVIADDDLPSDGLENPMILIDDNTEVVEERWVHQGLEEKDDVSRNGLSVASVTAEETTSDEGWQEANSKGRSGNTTTGRRFSRRRPDSESSHFRESKYSREVKSSSQTAAVKSFLNDSSSSKQSKVRTVSTGEDSVRLQSKTTVSKVFSTPATLTNLTSKSVSYKQVALAPPGTVLKSLLDKVDDLNVEESETKECNPPPETLKTEESIGVVELIPNDENEGTHASSTQLEETGPETVEERSAEKNGSKLSAAAEPFNPRPLTMTHPLNPVAVTSVYDVRASQAMLSAPALPPVAARVPCGPRSPLYYKTNYSFRLRQGVQKFRRPLSERSGSGPPRIMNPHAPEFVPGRTLQADYMNEYAEFPTEANSSFEMNRAEETDEKSNGKAERKSISESEKSELARQILLSFIVKSVQHNKDSESESKQENHLDAVEKDSAIIKIHYGNEGKDLVSQSSDCDQSKTTDVDTNEVGDSEGFTVVTKRRRSRQQFRSELYNQQSISASVH; translated from the exons ATGGCCCCAAAATCAGGCAGAGGCAAAAACAACAAGGCCAAGTctgacaagaagaagaaggaagataaGG TTCCTAGTGTTCTTGACATCACTGTCATTACTCCATATGACACACAAGTTATTCTTAAG GGTATCTCCACTGACAAGATACTAGATGTTAAAAGACTACTAGCTGTGAATGTAGAGACATGTCATCTTACAAACTATTCCTTGTCTCATGAA GTGAAAGGGAAGAGACTGAATGAAAGGGTGGAGGTGGTTAGTCTGAAACCCTGTCTTCTGAAAATGGTTGAAG AGGACTATAGCGATGAAGCCGAAGCTGTTGCCCACGTGCGGCGTCTGCTGGACCTGGTGGCCTGCACGACCCGATTCGCCAAGCCCAAACGGTCCGCTGCCGCCCCGGACTCCAAGTCCAAGAAGAGCGGCACCAAACCCGTCAACAAGAACTCCGGCCCATCCTCACCGTCCGTTTCGGCTATCTCAGAGAGCCTCGGGATGGTCGCCATTCACCCGACCCCGAAGCTCTCCGACTTCTACGacttcttctctttctcacACCTCGCCCCTCCCATTCTCC ATTTACGGAGGTGTGACGTGGACGACGCACAGGAGAGGCGCGACGGTGACTATTTTCACATGCAG ATTAAGATTTGCAATGGGAAGCAAGTACAAGTGGTTGCATCAGTAAAAGGGTTCTACACAGTGGGAAAGCAGTTTTTACAAAGCCACTCATTGGTGGATCTTCTGCAACAGCTCAGTAGAGCTTTTGCTAAT GCATATGAATCCTTGATGAAAGCTTTTGTAGAGCATAACAAG tTTGGTGACCTTCCATATGGTTTTCGAGCAAACACATGGCTTGTTCCTCCATCTGTTGCCGAGTCTCCATCAAATTTTCCATCCCTGCCGACTGAAGATGAAAATTGGGGAGGAAATGGTGGAGGCCAGGGAAGAAATGGTGAATATGATCGTCGACCATGGGCTACTGACTTTGCAATTTTGGCTTGCCTGCCTTGCAAAACTGAGGAGGAGAGGGTTGTTCGAGACCGAAAAGCATTTTTGCTTCATAGTAAATTCATTGATGTATCGGTCTTTAAAGCTGCTGCTGCAATACGTGGTATAATAGATTCTACTGTGAATGGAAAGGAGACAACCAATTGTTCTTCGGGCTCTGTTCTTTATGAGGAGCGTGTTGGAGACTTGTCCATTGTTGTAAAACGTGATATAACAGATCCATTGTCAAAGTCCGAAGTAATAGTTAGTGGCGATCATCCATGCAGTACCCGGGAAGTTGCTCAGAGGTGTTTACTCAAGGGTTTAACTTCTGATGAGAGTGTGGTTGTTCAT GATACACCCTCCTTGGGTGTGGTCAATGTAAGGCACTGTGGATACATTGCAACAGTTAAAGTTGTTGGTAAAATAAAGAAGGGAAGCTGTGAGGCTAAAGATATTGACATTGAAGATCAACCAGATGGAGGAGCCAATTCTCTTAATGTGAACAG CCTGAGGGTTCTGCTTCAAAAGTTCAACACTGAATCAGTGGATCACTCTAATTCAGATGGTTTAGAAACTTCTAGGTGTCTGGTTCAAAGAGTATTAAAAGAGAGCTTGACGAAGTTAGAGGATGAGCCTGCCAATTCTGAGAGGTCTATCAGATGGGAACTTGGTTCTTGCTGGTTGCAACATCTACAAAAGCAGGAAACACCAGTAAACAATTCTGATAGTCCCGAGGATGATATTGAGGCGGCTGAACCAGTTGTTAAAGGTCTAGGGAAGCAATTTAAATTTTTGAAGAAGAGGGAAAAGAAAACAAGTACTGAAGCTGGAACATATGATGAGGAAGACATTGATGCTAATTCTTTGAGTCTAAATGGGGGATCAGATAAATTAGAGGTAAACAATGGCGAGAGTCATGAGATCAGCAATGAGGCAGAATTGAAGACTTTAATTTCAGAAGAAGCCTATTTGCGCCTGAAAGAAACTGGAACTGGTCTTCATCTAAAG TCAGCAGATGAGCTTATCAAGATGGCACACAAATATTATGATGAAGTTGCCTTGCCAAAGCTG GTAACAGACTTTGGATCACTTGAACTCTCTCCAGTTGATGGCCGTACGCTGACAGATTTCATGCATTTAAGGGGGCTGAAAATGCGCTCTTTGGGTCGAGTG GTTGAACTGTCGGAGAAACTTCCTCATATACAGTCTCTTTGTATTCATGAGATGATTACTCGAGCTTTCAAGCATGTGCTTGAAGCAGTCATTGCTTCTGTTGGCAAAATAACTGACTTGTCTGCGGCAATAGCTGCAACCCTAAATTTTCTACTTGGAGGCTCTGCGATGGATGATGATGTACGCAAATTGCAATGGCTACGAATATTCCTGGCCCGAAAATTTGGTTGGGCACTGAAAGATGAATTTCAGCACTTGAGGAAGTTATCAATTCTCCGAGGACTTTGCCATAAG GTTGGGCTGGAGTTGGCCCCAAGAGATTATGACATGGAATGCCATAATCCTTTCAGCATATACGACATTATTAGCATGGTTCCAGTGTGTAAG CATGTAGCATGTTCTTCAGCTGATGGACGAAATTTGTTGGAGTCATCTAAAATTGCTCTTGATAAAGGAAAGTTAGAGGATGCTGTACATTTCGGAACAAAG GCACTAGCAAAGATGATAGCTGTCTGTGGCCCCTATCATCGAGTTACTGCAAGTGCTTATAGCCTTTTAGCAGTAGTCCTTTACCACACGGGTGACTTTAATCAG GCAACCATTTATCAGCAGAAGGCTTTAGCTATTAATGAAAGGGAACTTGGGCTGGACCATCCAGATACCATGAAAAGCTATGGGGATCTTTCCGTTTTTTACTACCGTCTTCAATACATTGAATTGGCTTTGAA GTATGTAAATCGTGCGttgtttcttcttcattttacATGTGGACTATCTCACCCTAACACAGCTGCGACATACATAAATGTGGCTATGATGGAGGAGGGCATGGGAAATGTCCATGTTGCTCTCAGATACCTACATGAGGCTTTGAAGTGTAACCAGAGACTATTAGGAGCAGATCACATACAG ACTGCTGCAAGCTATCATGCCATAGCCATAGCTCTTTCATTGATGGAAGCATATTCTCTAAGTGTGCAACATGAGCAAACAACACTTAAGATACTTCAAGACAAACTTGGACCTGAGGATCTTCGTACTCAG GATGCAGCAGCATGGCTTGAATATTTTGAATCTAAATCTCTAGAGCAGCAAGAAGCAGCACGAAATGGATCTCCAAAGCCTGATGCCTTGATTGCAAGCAAAGGTCACCTTAG TGTGTCAGATCTCCTTGATTACATTAGCCCTGATCAAGATTCAAAAGTAAATGATGCACATAGGAAGCAGCGACGTGCAAAG GTTTATCAGTCGAGTGATACCATCTATGAGGCACATCAAGATGTAATAGCTGATGATGACTTGCCAAGTGATGGCCTTGAAAACCCTATGATTTTGATAGATGATAATACTGAAGTAGTTGAGGAAAGATGGGTTCATCAGGGACTGGAGGAAAAAGATGATGTCTCTAGAAATGGTTTGTCAGTTGCAAGTGTAACTGCCGAAGAAACAACTTCAGATGAAGGATGGCAAGAAGCCAATTCAAAGGGGAGGTCTGGGAATACCACTACTGGGCGGAGGTTCAGTAGAAGGAGGCCAGACAGTGAATCTTCACACTTTAGAGAAAGCAAATACTCGAGGGAAGTCAAATCCTCATCACAGACTGCAGCTGTGAAGAGCTTTCTAAATGATTCATCTTCATCAAAGCAATCAAAGGTTCGTACTGTGAGTACTGGAGAGGATTCAGTTAGACTTCAGTCCAAAACTACTGTTTCTAAAGTCTTCTCTACTCCAGCCACTCTTACGAACTTGACTTCAAAATCTGTATCTTACAAACAAGTAGCTTTGGCACCTCCAGGTACTGTTCTAAAGTCATTGCTGGATAAAGTTGACGACCTGAATGTGGAAGAATCTGAAACAAAGGAGTGTAACCCTCCACCTGAGACATTGAAAACTGAAGAAAGCATAGGTGTAGTTGAACTCATTCCAAATGATGAGAACGAAGGAACACATGCAAGTTCAACCCAGTTGGAAGAAACAGGCCCTGAAACTGTGGAAGAAAGGTCTGCAGAGAAAAATGGAAGTAAGCTGTCAGCTGCAGCAGAACCATTCAATCCAAGACCACTCACCATGACTCACCCTCTAAATCCAGTTGCTGTTACAAGTGTATATGACGTGAGAGCCAGCCAAGCAATGCTTTCTGCGCCTGCGCTCCCCCCAGTAGCTGCTAGAGTTCCTTGTGGTCCTCGGTCACCTTTGTATTATAAAACCAATTATTCTTTTCGCTTGAGGCAAGGTGTTCAAAAATTTCGAAGACCCCTTTCAGAAAGAAGTGGATCAGGACCTCCAAGAATCATGAATCCACATGCTCCAGAGTTTGTTCCTGGGAGAACTTTGCAAGCAGATTACATGAATGAATATGCAGAATTTCCAACTGAAGCAAATTCTTCATTTGAAATGAATAGGGCTGAAGAGACGGATGAAAAATCGAATGGTAAAGCTGAGAGAAAGAGCATCTCTGAGTCTGAGAAGTCAGAGCTTGCAAGGCAGATATTGCTGAGCTTCATAGTAAAATCTGTCCAGCACAACAAGGATTCTGAAAGTGAAAGTAAGCAGGAAAATCATTTAGATGCCGTAGAGAAGGACAGTGCAATTATAAAGATTCATTATGGAAATGAAGGAAAGGACTTAGTTTCTCAATCCAGTGACTGTGATCAATCAAAAACAACGGATGTAGATACAAATGAAGTTGGTGATAGTGAAGGATTTACAGTTGtgacaaagaggagaagaagccGGCAGCAGTTCAGAAGTGAGTTGTACAATCAGCAATCCATCTCGGCTTCTGTTCATTGA
- the LOC133725068 gene encoding protein REDUCED CHLOROPLAST COVERAGE 3 isoform X2 encodes MAPKSGRGKNNKAKSDKKKKEDKVPSVLDITVITPYDTQVILKGISTDKILDVKRLLAVNVETCHLTNYSLSHEVKGKRLNERVEVVSLKPCLLKMVEEDYSDEAEAVAHVRRLLDLVACTTRFAKPKRSAAAPDSKSKKSGTKPVNKNSGPSSPSVSAISESLGMVAIHPTPKLSDFYDFFSFSHLAPPILHLRRCDVDDAQERRDGDYFHMQIKICNGKQVQVVASVKGFYTVGKQFLQSHSLVDLLQQLSRAFANAYESLMKAFVEHNKFGDLPYGFRANTWLVPPSVAESPSNFPSLPTEDENWGGNGGGQGRNGEYDRRPWATDFAILACLPCKTEEERVVRDRKAFLLHSKFIDVSVFKAAAAIRGIIDSTVNGKETTNCSSGSVLYEERVGDLSIVVKRDITDPLSKSEVIVSGDHPCSTREVAQRCLLKGLTSDESVVVHDTPSLGVVNVRHCGYIATVKVVGKIKKGSCEAKDIDIEDQPDGGANSLNVNSLRVLLQKFNTESVDHSNSDGLETSRCLVQRVLKESLTKLEDEPANSERSIRWELGSCWLQHLQKQETPVNNSDSPEDDIEAAEPVVKGLGKQFKFLKKREKKTSTEAGTYDEEDIDANSLSLNGGSDKLEVNNGESHEISNEAELKTLISEEAYLRLKETGTGLHLKSADELIKMAHKYYDEVALPKLVTDFGSLELSPVDGRTLTDFMHLRGLKMRSLGRVVELSEKLPHIQSLCIHEMITRAFKHVLEAVIASVGKITDLSAAIAATLNFLLGGSAMDDDVRKLQWLRIFLARKFGWALKDEFQHLRKLSILRGLCHKVGLELAPRDYDMECHNPFSIYDIISMVPVCKHVACSSADGRNLLESSKIALDKGKLEDAVHFGTKALAKMIAVCGPYHRVTASAYSLLAVVLYHTGDFNQATIYQQKALAINERELGLDHPDTMKSYGDLSVFYYRLQYIELALKYVNRALFLLHFTCGLSHPNTAATYINVAMMEEGMGNVHVALRYLHEALKCNQRLLGADHIQTAASYHAIAIALSLMEAYSLSVQHEQTTLKILQDKLGPEDLRTQDAAAWLEYFESKSLEQQEAARNGSPKPDALIASKGHLSVSDLLDYISPDQDSKVNDAHRKQRRAKVYQSSDTIYEAHQDVIADDDLPSDGLENPMILIDDNTEVVEERWVHQGLEEKDDVSRNGLSVASVTAEETTSDEGWQEANSKGRSGNTTTGRRFSRRRPDSESSHFRESKYSREVKSSSQTAAVKSFLNDSSSSKQSKVLF; translated from the exons ATGGCCCCAAAATCAGGCAGAGGCAAAAACAACAAGGCCAAGTctgacaagaagaagaaggaagataaGG TTCCTAGTGTTCTTGACATCACTGTCATTACTCCATATGACACACAAGTTATTCTTAAG GGTATCTCCACTGACAAGATACTAGATGTTAAAAGACTACTAGCTGTGAATGTAGAGACATGTCATCTTACAAACTATTCCTTGTCTCATGAA GTGAAAGGGAAGAGACTGAATGAAAGGGTGGAGGTGGTTAGTCTGAAACCCTGTCTTCTGAAAATGGTTGAAG AGGACTATAGCGATGAAGCCGAAGCTGTTGCCCACGTGCGGCGTCTGCTGGACCTGGTGGCCTGCACGACCCGATTCGCCAAGCCCAAACGGTCCGCTGCCGCCCCGGACTCCAAGTCCAAGAAGAGCGGCACCAAACCCGTCAACAAGAACTCCGGCCCATCCTCACCGTCCGTTTCGGCTATCTCAGAGAGCCTCGGGATGGTCGCCATTCACCCGACCCCGAAGCTCTCCGACTTCTACGacttcttctctttctcacACCTCGCCCCTCCCATTCTCC ATTTACGGAGGTGTGACGTGGACGACGCACAGGAGAGGCGCGACGGTGACTATTTTCACATGCAG ATTAAGATTTGCAATGGGAAGCAAGTACAAGTGGTTGCATCAGTAAAAGGGTTCTACACAGTGGGAAAGCAGTTTTTACAAAGCCACTCATTGGTGGATCTTCTGCAACAGCTCAGTAGAGCTTTTGCTAAT GCATATGAATCCTTGATGAAAGCTTTTGTAGAGCATAACAAG tTTGGTGACCTTCCATATGGTTTTCGAGCAAACACATGGCTTGTTCCTCCATCTGTTGCCGAGTCTCCATCAAATTTTCCATCCCTGCCGACTGAAGATGAAAATTGGGGAGGAAATGGTGGAGGCCAGGGAAGAAATGGTGAATATGATCGTCGACCATGGGCTACTGACTTTGCAATTTTGGCTTGCCTGCCTTGCAAAACTGAGGAGGAGAGGGTTGTTCGAGACCGAAAAGCATTTTTGCTTCATAGTAAATTCATTGATGTATCGGTCTTTAAAGCTGCTGCTGCAATACGTGGTATAATAGATTCTACTGTGAATGGAAAGGAGACAACCAATTGTTCTTCGGGCTCTGTTCTTTATGAGGAGCGTGTTGGAGACTTGTCCATTGTTGTAAAACGTGATATAACAGATCCATTGTCAAAGTCCGAAGTAATAGTTAGTGGCGATCATCCATGCAGTACCCGGGAAGTTGCTCAGAGGTGTTTACTCAAGGGTTTAACTTCTGATGAGAGTGTGGTTGTTCAT GATACACCCTCCTTGGGTGTGGTCAATGTAAGGCACTGTGGATACATTGCAACAGTTAAAGTTGTTGGTAAAATAAAGAAGGGAAGCTGTGAGGCTAAAGATATTGACATTGAAGATCAACCAGATGGAGGAGCCAATTCTCTTAATGTGAACAG CCTGAGGGTTCTGCTTCAAAAGTTCAACACTGAATCAGTGGATCACTCTAATTCAGATGGTTTAGAAACTTCTAGGTGTCTGGTTCAAAGAGTATTAAAAGAGAGCTTGACGAAGTTAGAGGATGAGCCTGCCAATTCTGAGAGGTCTATCAGATGGGAACTTGGTTCTTGCTGGTTGCAACATCTACAAAAGCAGGAAACACCAGTAAACAATTCTGATAGTCCCGAGGATGATATTGAGGCGGCTGAACCAGTTGTTAAAGGTCTAGGGAAGCAATTTAAATTTTTGAAGAAGAGGGAAAAGAAAACAAGTACTGAAGCTGGAACATATGATGAGGAAGACATTGATGCTAATTCTTTGAGTCTAAATGGGGGATCAGATAAATTAGAGGTAAACAATGGCGAGAGTCATGAGATCAGCAATGAGGCAGAATTGAAGACTTTAATTTCAGAAGAAGCCTATTTGCGCCTGAAAGAAACTGGAACTGGTCTTCATCTAAAG TCAGCAGATGAGCTTATCAAGATGGCACACAAATATTATGATGAAGTTGCCTTGCCAAAGCTG GTAACAGACTTTGGATCACTTGAACTCTCTCCAGTTGATGGCCGTACGCTGACAGATTTCATGCATTTAAGGGGGCTGAAAATGCGCTCTTTGGGTCGAGTG GTTGAACTGTCGGAGAAACTTCCTCATATACAGTCTCTTTGTATTCATGAGATGATTACTCGAGCTTTCAAGCATGTGCTTGAAGCAGTCATTGCTTCTGTTGGCAAAATAACTGACTTGTCTGCGGCAATAGCTGCAACCCTAAATTTTCTACTTGGAGGCTCTGCGATGGATGATGATGTACGCAAATTGCAATGGCTACGAATATTCCTGGCCCGAAAATTTGGTTGGGCACTGAAAGATGAATTTCAGCACTTGAGGAAGTTATCAATTCTCCGAGGACTTTGCCATAAG GTTGGGCTGGAGTTGGCCCCAAGAGATTATGACATGGAATGCCATAATCCTTTCAGCATATACGACATTATTAGCATGGTTCCAGTGTGTAAG CATGTAGCATGTTCTTCAGCTGATGGACGAAATTTGTTGGAGTCATCTAAAATTGCTCTTGATAAAGGAAAGTTAGAGGATGCTGTACATTTCGGAACAAAG GCACTAGCAAAGATGATAGCTGTCTGTGGCCCCTATCATCGAGTTACTGCAAGTGCTTATAGCCTTTTAGCAGTAGTCCTTTACCACACGGGTGACTTTAATCAG GCAACCATTTATCAGCAGAAGGCTTTAGCTATTAATGAAAGGGAACTTGGGCTGGACCATCCAGATACCATGAAAAGCTATGGGGATCTTTCCGTTTTTTACTACCGTCTTCAATACATTGAATTGGCTTTGAA GTATGTAAATCGTGCGttgtttcttcttcattttacATGTGGACTATCTCACCCTAACACAGCTGCGACATACATAAATGTGGCTATGATGGAGGAGGGCATGGGAAATGTCCATGTTGCTCTCAGATACCTACATGAGGCTTTGAAGTGTAACCAGAGACTATTAGGAGCAGATCACATACAG ACTGCTGCAAGCTATCATGCCATAGCCATAGCTCTTTCATTGATGGAAGCATATTCTCTAAGTGTGCAACATGAGCAAACAACACTTAAGATACTTCAAGACAAACTTGGACCTGAGGATCTTCGTACTCAG GATGCAGCAGCATGGCTTGAATATTTTGAATCTAAATCTCTAGAGCAGCAAGAAGCAGCACGAAATGGATCTCCAAAGCCTGATGCCTTGATTGCAAGCAAAGGTCACCTTAG TGTGTCAGATCTCCTTGATTACATTAGCCCTGATCAAGATTCAAAAGTAAATGATGCACATAGGAAGCAGCGACGTGCAAAG GTTTATCAGTCGAGTGATACCATCTATGAGGCACATCAAGATGTAATAGCTGATGATGACTTGCCAAGTGATGGCCTTGAAAACCCTATGATTTTGATAGATGATAATACTGAAGTAGTTGAGGAAAGATGGGTTCATCAGGGACTGGAGGAAAAAGATGATGTCTCTAGAAATGGTTTGTCAGTTGCAAGTGTAACTGCCGAAGAAACAACTTCAGATGAAGGATGGCAAGAAGCCAATTCAAAGGGGAGGTCTGGGAATACCACTACTGGGCGGAGGTTCAGTAGAAGGAGGCCAGACAGTGAATCTTCACACTTTAGAGAAAGCAAATACTCGAGGGAAGTCAAATCCTCATCACAGACTGCAGCTGTGAAGAGCTTTCTAAATGATTCATCTTCATCAAAGCAATCAAAG GTACTGTTCTAA